A genomic window from Oryctolagus cuniculus chromosome 12, mOryCun1.1, whole genome shotgun sequence includes:
- the LOC138844723 gene encoding neuroblastoma breakpoint family member 4-like, whose protein sequence is MFVYQMYEEKVAGYLGPNKPKVCLKLPKPEQPEFLLSPVACPYPSLTMPSLVDCTCRTAGSDWGRVQVPHFCLFVSASGTLKACPQKHLNGILGCHLSKVPVSHAELWVRLQGYTCLQVPVDPQLASGSNEARHSDSSSTCSFAENIDSRNQLLLHKVPVTDGYLASNPKQDNTIEGSATNSHASQVTAHPVGSDVLRKEMIQRKCHFSKWRLSYRIPGFPLEVQRYQELLELQGPALATMKGCK, encoded by the exons atgttcg TGTACCAGATGTACGAAGAGAAGGTAGCAGGTTATCTTGGTCCTAACAAACCCAA GGTCTGTCTGAAGCTGCCCAAACCAGAACAGCCTGAGTTCCTGCTCAGCCCAGTGGCGTGTCCATATCCATCTTTAACCATGCCATCACTTGTGGATTGCACCTGCCGCACTGCTGGCAGTGACTGGGGTCGTGTGCAGGTGCCACACTTCTGCCTGTTTGTTTCTGCTA gTGGCACATTGAAGGCTTGTCCTCAGAAACACTTGAATGGAATACTAGGTTGTCACCTGTCAAAGGTGCCAGTCTCACATGCAGAGTTGTGGGTGAGACTACAGGGATACACCTGTCTTCAAGTCCCAGTGGATCCGCAATTAGCCTCTGGTAGCAATGAGGCCAGGCATAGTGATTCCTCCAGCACTTGCAGCTTTGCAGAAAACATCGATTCAAGAAACCAGTTGTTGCTCCACAAAG TGCCTGTTACTGATGGCTATCTTGCGAGCAATCCCAAGCAGGATAATACCATTGAGGGGTCAGCTACCAACAGCCATGCAAGCCAAGTCACTGCCCACCCTGTGGGCTCCGATGTCCTAAGAAAAGAGATGATCCAAAGAAAATGCCATTTTAGCAAATGGAGATTATCATACCGTATCCCTGGATTTCCACTTGAGGTGCAGAG atATCAGGAACTGCTGGAGCTACAGGGACCTGCACTGGCTACAATGAAAGGGTGCAAATAA